The Virgibacillus phasianinus genome includes a window with the following:
- a CDS encoding ABC transporter ATP-binding protein translates to MQTLKANDLTLGYGEDIIIDDLDIEIPKGEITVFIGGNGCGKSTLLRSLARLLKPKGGDVVLDGEDIAKMGTKEVAKKLSILPQSPVTPEGLTVMELVKQGRHPYRGFLKQWSKDDESAVHKALESTNMLELKERSVDSLSGGQRQRAWIAMTLAQETDTILLDEPTTYLDMTHQIDVLDLLFELNEKDGRTVVMVLHDLNLACRYAHHVVAIKDKQVYAQGKPEEIINCHLVHDVFEMKCDVTFDPMFGTPMCIPHGKGRCIFANRAQELTKQTV, encoded by the coding sequence ATGCAAACATTAAAAGCAAATGACTTAACGCTTGGTTACGGTGAAGATATAATCATTGACGATTTAGATATAGAAATACCTAAGGGTGAAATCACAGTATTTATTGGTGGAAATGGCTGCGGAAAGTCGACATTACTTCGTTCATTAGCAAGGTTATTGAAGCCAAAAGGCGGCGATGTTGTTTTAGATGGTGAGGATATCGCTAAAATGGGTACAAAAGAAGTAGCTAAGAAGCTTTCAATTTTGCCGCAAAGTCCTGTTACACCTGAAGGACTGACAGTTATGGAATTAGTAAAGCAGGGACGTCATCCATATCGCGGTTTTTTAAAGCAATGGTCGAAGGACGATGAAAGTGCTGTACATAAGGCGCTGGAATCAACTAATATGCTCGAATTGAAGGAGCGGTCTGTTGACTCATTATCTGGCGGACAGCGTCAGCGGGCATGGATTGCAATGACGCTTGCGCAGGAAACAGATACTATTTTGCTGGATGAACCTACAACATATTTAGATATGACGCACCAAATTGATGTGCTTGATCTATTGTTTGAATTAAATGAAAAAGATGGTCGCACAGTTGTTATGGTATTACATGACTTGAATTTAGCTTGTCGTTACGCACACCATGTTGTGGCAATCAAGGATAAACAGGTTTATGCACAAGGTAAACCGGAAGAAATCATTAATTGTCATTTGGTTCATGATGTTTTTGAAATGAAATGTGATGTGACATTTGATCCAATGTTTGGTACCCCAATGTGCATTCCTCATGGAAAAGGGCGCTGTATTTTCGCAAATCGCGCACAAGAACTTACAAAACAAACTGTTTAG
- a CDS encoding hydrolase: MEKKKFYVNIGTQEISQIEYGNNQDFTINATDEEVLLLREKFNDMDQANFRAFFRAHVPIMSYHNDKSNHDYDGGMTGAFEMLYDLGDDQTKEHIEAMGVLSDKRL; encoded by the coding sequence ATGGAAAAGAAGAAGTTTTATGTTAATATTGGTACACAGGAAATTTCACAAATAGAATATGGCAATAATCAGGATTTCACCATAAATGCGACGGATGAAGAGGTATTATTACTCCGGGAAAAGTTTAATGACATGGACCAGGCAAATTTCCGTGCGTTTTTCCGAGCCCATGTTCCCATCATGTCCTATCATAATGATAAATCAAACCATGATTATGATGGCGGAATGACTGGGGCATTCGAAATGCTTTATGATTTAGGTGATGATCAAACTAAAGAACATATTGAAGCAATGGGTGTGTTATCGGATAAGCGTTTATGA
- the ytkD gene encoding RNA deprotection pyrophosphohydrolase: MNTFRDYYNNVVKLTFKDHFFSKEPKHVWVICNYRDKWLLTRHKDRGIEFPGGKVEEGETAEQAAIREVMEETGGAVGQLNYVGQYHVSGKGGTVIKNVYYAIIDELIDQPTYFETFGPVLLEAVPDNVQNNSKYSFIMKDDVLTHCMKKIMREYRS, from the coding sequence ATGAATACGTTTAGGGATTATTATAATAATGTGGTAAAACTAACATTTAAAGATCATTTTTTTTCAAAAGAACCAAAGCACGTATGGGTAATTTGTAATTATCGGGATAAATGGTTGTTAACCAGACACAAAGACAGAGGTATTGAATTCCCTGGTGGTAAAGTAGAGGAAGGTGAAACCGCTGAACAAGCTGCAATACGTGAAGTAATGGAAGAAACCGGTGGTGCTGTTGGACAACTAAATTATGTTGGTCAGTATCACGTTTCAGGCAAGGGTGGTACAGTGATTAAAAATGTTTATTATGCAATTATAGATGAACTGATTGATCAGCCTACATACTTTGAGACGTTTGGACCGGTTTTATTGGAAGCAGTACCCGATAATGTTCAAAACAATTCGAAGTACAGCTTTATTATGAAAGATGATGTTTTAACACACTGCATGAAAAAAATAATGCGGGAATATCGATCATAA
- a CDS encoding ABC transporter permease, whose translation MLKNKTGQQLHEQYKKGIKRDKRSVFIWQLTILVLLFGLWQLASSLLWIDPLLFSSPSKIITQIIDKFADGSFFVHLQATVVETIIGFVLGTLLGVILATVLWTSSKLSKITDPYLVVANAMPKVALGPIIIVALGPGYTAIIAMGALISVVITTLVVYSAFREVDPNYVNVLKSFGASRFQCFREAVFPATLPTIISTLKVNVGLSWVGIIVGEFLVSKQGLGYLIIYGFQVFDFTLVMSSLLLIAICAAIMYKFVEKMEHVLMKHNK comes from the coding sequence ATGTTAAAAAATAAAACCGGTCAACAACTTCATGAACAATATAAAAAAGGAATAAAACGTGATAAACGTAGTGTCTTTATCTGGCAGTTAACCATACTAGTGCTCCTTTTTGGTTTGTGGCAATTAGCAAGCAGCTTATTATGGATCGACCCTTTATTATTTAGTTCACCGTCTAAAATTATCACTCAAATCATCGACAAGTTTGCAGACGGAAGTTTTTTTGTTCATTTACAGGCAACCGTTGTCGAAACGATTATCGGATTCGTTCTTGGAACATTACTGGGTGTCATTCTTGCAACTGTTCTCTGGACTTCCTCCAAATTATCAAAAATAACAGATCCCTATCTTGTTGTCGCAAATGCAATGCCAAAAGTCGCATTAGGTCCAATTATTATTGTGGCGCTTGGTCCCGGTTATACGGCAATCATTGCCATGGGTGCACTCATATCAGTTGTAATAACCACGCTAGTTGTTTATTCGGCATTCAGGGAAGTGGATCCAAATTATGTCAACGTATTAAAAAGCTTTGGCGCCTCGCGCTTTCAATGCTTTCGCGAAGCAGTGTTTCCCGCAACGCTACCAACTATTATTTCTACATTAAAGGTAAACGTTGGTTTATCCTGGGTTGGAATCATTGTAGGTGAATTCTTAGTATCGAAGCAAGGACTTGGCTACTTGATTATCTATGGATTCCAAGTATTTGACTTTACGCTGGTAATGTCCAGCCTGCTTCTGATTGCCATTTGCGCAGCTATTATGTACAAATTTGTTGAAAAAATGGAGCACGTACTGATGAAGCATAATAAGTAG
- a CDS encoding ABC transporter ATP-binding protein codes for MAFLTLDNLSHHYFSEKSYTQALDSISLSINEGEFISLLGPSGCGKSTILSIIAGIISQTTGEVILEEKPLKETSLAIGYMLQQDYLFPWKSVLENIMIGQKINGSITMETKERAQQLLKEVGLPNVANDYPRSLSGGMRQRAALVRTLLTDPKILLLDEPFSALDYQTKLKLEDLVFQLLQAYKKTSILVTHDIGEAIAMSDRIILMASNPGRIAKTFDVPIEIRTITPFEARKHPKYQMLFDRIWKELDKHEKTDE; via the coding sequence ATGGCTTTTCTAACCTTAGATAACCTGTCACATCACTACTTTTCAGAAAAGAGCTATACACAGGCTCTGGACAGCATCTCACTATCTATTAATGAAGGTGAATTTATTTCATTATTAGGTCCAAGTGGGTGTGGAAAATCAACCATACTCTCCATAATTGCCGGGATTATTTCTCAGACAACTGGGGAGGTCATATTAGAAGAAAAACCACTAAAAGAAACAAGTTTAGCTATCGGATATATGCTTCAGCAGGATTATCTTTTTCCTTGGAAGTCCGTTCTCGAAAATATCATGATCGGGCAGAAAATAAATGGTTCCATAACAATGGAGACCAAAGAACGAGCACAGCAGTTACTAAAGGAAGTAGGATTGCCGAACGTTGCGAATGATTATCCTCGCTCATTATCGGGCGGTATGCGACAACGTGCTGCTTTAGTTCGAACATTGCTAACTGATCCAAAAATACTGCTCCTTGATGAACCATTTTCCGCCCTTGATTACCAAACAAAGCTAAAGTTGGAGGATCTGGTATTTCAATTATTACAGGCGTACAAAAAGACTTCCATACTAGTTACGCATGATATTGGCGAAGCAATTGCCATGAGTGACCGTATTATATTGATGGCTTCAAACCCCGGCAGGATAGCAAAAACGTTTGATGTACCAATTGAAATTCGAACTATTACGCCATTTGAAGCGCGTAAGCATCCTAAATATCAGATGTTATTTGATCGAATTTGGAAGGAGTTAGATAAGCATGAGAAAACTGACGAATAA
- a CDS encoding ABC transporter substrate-binding protein, which produces MKKVTLTLLIGLAIVLLTACNSNEKASIKLAEVTRSIFYAPQYVALEKGFFEEKGLEVELQTTWGGDKTMTALLSDGADIALVGSETSIYVYAQESNDYAINFAQLTQTDGTFLVAKESHPDFKWEDLKNSTFLGQRKGGMPQMVGEYVLKQHNIDPHQDLNLLQNIDYANIPGAFVSGDAEYVQLFEPTASIFEKEGKGHIIASFGEESGHVPYTVFMAKQSYIKDNDKQIKKFTEAVYQAQTWVAEHSAEEIAKVIQPYFKDTELDILASSVERYKQQGSFATDPILDKEEWNNLKDIMKEAGELPADVPYDELVNTEYAEEVIN; this is translated from the coding sequence ATGAAAAAAGTGACCCTTACATTGCTTATTGGATTGGCAATTGTTTTATTGACGGCGTGTAATTCAAATGAAAAGGCTTCGATAAAACTGGCTGAAGTTACACGTTCCATTTTTTATGCACCTCAATACGTTGCACTTGAGAAAGGCTTTTTTGAGGAAAAAGGGCTTGAGGTTGAACTGCAAACCACTTGGGGCGGCGACAAAACAATGACTGCACTTCTCTCGGACGGTGCGGATATTGCCCTTGTCGGTTCTGAAACATCGATTTATGTGTACGCCCAAGAATCAAATGACTACGCAATTAACTTTGCACAATTAACGCAAACAGATGGAACCTTTTTGGTAGCTAAGGAATCCCATCCTGATTTTAAGTGGGAGGACCTTAAGAACAGTACGTTTCTAGGACAGCGTAAGGGCGGTATGCCACAAATGGTTGGAGAATATGTACTTAAACAGCATAATATTGATCCACATCAGGATCTGAATTTACTGCAAAATATTGATTACGCTAACATTCCCGGTGCTTTTGTGTCAGGTGATGCGGAATATGTGCAATTATTTGAACCAACAGCAAGCATTTTTGAAAAAGAGGGAAAAGGCCATATCATTGCATCGTTTGGCGAAGAGTCTGGTCATGTTCCGTATACCGTGTTCATGGCAAAACAAAGCTATATCAAGGACAATGATAAACAAATCAAAAAGTTCACAGAAGCTGTGTATCAAGCACAAACATGGGTGGCTGAGCATAGTGCAGAGGAGATAGCAAAAGTAATCCAGCCATATTTTAAAGATACAGAGTTAGATATTCTTGCATCATCAGTAGAACGGTATAAACAGCAAGGCTCCTTTGCGACAGATCCAATTCTGGATAAAGAAGAATGGAATAACCTAAAAGACATTATGAAGGAAGCTGGCGAACTGCCTGCAGATGTTCCGTATGACGAATTGGTAAACACGGAATATGCAGAGGAAGTTATAAACTAA
- the pckA gene encoding phosphoenolpyruvate carboxykinase (ATP), giving the protein MKSVEQSSLMQELTTGNNVQDNLSVPQLVERILDRHEGTLMESGAIQASTGKYTGRSPNDKFIVREESCEDFIDWGSVNQAIDEASFDNLYEKVVTYLKDKNEIFQFKGFAGADKNYRLPIQVINEYAWHNLFARQLFITPSEEELANHESEFTVVSAPTYKADPTVDGTNSETFILVSFKKRIILIGGTEYAGEIKKSIFSVMNYLLPKREVLPMHCSANVGQEGDVALFFGLSGTGKTTLSADPYRKLIGDDEHGWSPNGVFNIEGGCYAKCINLSQEKEPQIYDAIRFGSVLENVIFDSKTRIPNYDNTTLTENTRAAYPLENIDNIVTPSVAGHPNTIIFLTADASGTLPPISKLTKEQAMYHFLSGYTSKLAGTERGVTEPQATFSACFGSPFLPLAPSAYAKMLGEKIDQHNTNVFLVNTGWTGGSYGVGNRMKLSYTRAMIHAALEGELNTVETTKDDIFGLVTPMHVPGVPDEVLIPKSTWEDKDAYDTEAKKLAIKFHENFKKFTQADKETLQAGPHYQG; this is encoded by the coding sequence ATGAAATCGGTGGAACAATCGTCACTCATGCAGGAGTTAACTACAGGTAATAATGTGCAGGATAATTTGTCTGTACCTCAGTTAGTAGAGAGAATCCTGGATCGTCATGAAGGTACATTAATGGAATCCGGTGCAATCCAGGCATCTACAGGTAAATATACCGGACGCTCACCAAACGATAAATTTATCGTTCGTGAGGAATCTTGTGAAGATTTTATTGACTGGGGTTCTGTTAATCAAGCTATCGATGAAGCATCGTTTGATAATCTTTATGAAAAAGTTGTTACCTATCTAAAGGATAAAAATGAAATATTCCAATTCAAAGGGTTCGCAGGCGCGGATAAAAATTATCGTTTACCTATTCAAGTAATAAATGAATATGCCTGGCATAATCTATTTGCTAGACAATTATTCATCACACCTAGTGAAGAGGAATTGGCAAACCATGAATCAGAATTTACAGTTGTTTCTGCACCTACGTATAAAGCGGACCCGACTGTGGACGGTACAAACTCAGAAACATTTATCCTGGTTTCTTTTAAAAAACGCATCATTTTAATTGGCGGAACAGAATATGCCGGTGAAATCAAAAAATCCATTTTCTCTGTTATGAATTACCTTTTGCCAAAACGCGAAGTATTGCCGATGCACTGCTCTGCGAATGTTGGTCAGGAAGGTGATGTTGCATTATTCTTCGGCCTCTCCGGAACCGGAAAAACTACCCTTTCAGCGGACCCATACCGAAAGCTGATTGGTGATGATGAACATGGCTGGAGTCCAAATGGCGTATTTAACATTGAAGGTGGCTGCTATGCCAAATGCATTAACTTATCACAGGAGAAAGAGCCACAGATTTATGATGCAATTCGATTTGGCTCCGTGCTTGAAAATGTAATTTTCGATAGTAAAACACGTATTCCTAATTATGATAATACCACATTGACAGAAAATACGCGCGCTGCATATCCGTTAGAAAATATCGATAATATCGTAACACCTAGTGTTGCAGGTCATCCAAATACCATTATCTTTTTAACTGCTGATGCCTCTGGTACATTACCACCAATCAGTAAATTAACAAAAGAACAGGCGATGTACCATTTTCTAAGTGGTTATACTAGTAAATTGGCAGGTACAGAGCGTGGTGTTACGGAGCCACAAGCAACGTTTTCAGCATGCTTTGGTTCACCGTTTTTGCCTCTTGCACCATCTGCTTACGCAAAAATGTTAGGTGAAAAAATTGATCAGCACAACACAAATGTTTTCTTGGTTAACACTGGTTGGACTGGTGGATCCTACGGGGTCGGCAATCGTATGAAGCTTTCATATACCCGTGCTATGATCCATGCAGCACTCGAAGGTGAATTGAACACCGTAGAAACCACAAAAGATGATATTTTTGGATTAGTAACACCGATGCATGTACCAGGTGTACCTGATGAAGTGTTAATTCCAAAAAGTACATGGGAAGACAAAGATGCATACGATACAGAAGCGAAAAAGCTTGCAATAAAATTTCATGAGAATTTCAAGAAATTCACACAAGCTGATAAAGAAACTTTACAAGCCGGCCCACACTATCAGGGCTAA
- a CDS encoding gamma carbonic anhydrase family protein — MIHHYKNSTPAIHESAYVAKDAVITGDVTIGEESSIWFKTVIRGDVAPTKIGKRVSIQDLSMVHQSPNNTVIIEDDVTVGHQVTLHSAVVRKNALVGMGSLILDGAEIGEHAFLGAGSLVPPGKKIPPHTLAFGRPAKVVRELNSEDYKEMERVRKSYVEKGQYYKHHTSL, encoded by the coding sequence ATGATACACCATTATAAAAATAGTACACCTGCTATTCATGAATCTGCGTACGTAGCGAAAGATGCAGTCATAACTGGCGATGTTACAATTGGCGAGGAGTCAAGCATTTGGTTTAAAACCGTAATTCGTGGGGATGTTGCCCCAACAAAAATCGGTAAACGTGTAAGTATCCAGGACCTGTCAATGGTTCATCAAAGCCCGAATAATACCGTTATTATTGAAGATGACGTTACTGTTGGACATCAGGTTACCCTTCATTCAGCAGTTGTTCGTAAAAATGCACTTGTTGGAATGGGGTCGCTTATTCTGGATGGAGCTGAAATTGGTGAACATGCCTTTCTTGGCGCTGGCAGTCTAGTACCGCCCGGAAAGAAAATTCCTCCACATACACTAGCGTTCGGAAGACCAGCAAAAGTAGTTCGCGAACTCAACTCGGAAGACTATAAAGAAATGGAACGTGTTAGAAAGTCATATGTGGAAAAAGGTCAGTATTACAAACATCATACATCTCTATAA
- a CDS encoding tetraprenyl-beta-curcumene synthase family protein: MSTRVPGTSITLMKTVYANIFPTVRHELAYWKRRADGIPNEELRDQALASISSKRFHCQGGGVYALLARENWKKAIRFIVAYQTISDYLDNLCDRSTSLDPDDFRLLHQSMIDALTPGNKKINYYQLRNDQDDGGYLIELVQTCQDALTNNNEYPVIQGLLIKYCGLYGDLQVHKHVNHHERVPRLTGWFEKYQKDYPDLNWYEFSAAAGSTLGIFCLVGYMLGGKMSAELASAIDYGYFPYMQGLHILLDYYIDQKEDQTEADLNFCTFYANQVEMLNRLQFFIEKTHCHVQQLPDQHFHGMVQSGLVGLYLGDRKVCELKNGIAARKLLLNTSGGQAKFFNWNTRLYYKVVTGK; encoded by the coding sequence TTGTCTACCCGTGTACCAGGAACATCTATTACTTTGATGAAGACAGTTTATGCCAATATATTTCCGACGGTTCGCCACGAATTAGCATACTGGAAAAGACGCGCGGATGGGATTCCAAATGAGGAATTACGTGACCAGGCACTTGCAAGTATTTCCTCCAAACGATTTCACTGTCAAGGTGGTGGAGTTTATGCTCTCCTTGCTAGAGAAAATTGGAAAAAGGCAATACGATTTATTGTTGCCTATCAGACAATTAGTGACTATTTGGATAACCTTTGTGATCGGAGCACCTCTCTTGATCCAGATGATTTCAGGCTGCTGCATCAATCCATGATTGATGCGTTAACACCAGGAAATAAGAAAATAAATTACTATCAATTACGAAATGATCAGGATGACGGAGGATATTTGATAGAGTTGGTTCAGACCTGTCAGGATGCATTAACAAATAATAATGAATATCCGGTAATTCAGGGGTTACTAATAAAATATTGTGGCTTGTATGGCGATTTGCAAGTACATAAACATGTTAATCACCATGAGAGGGTGCCGAGATTAACAGGCTGGTTTGAAAAGTACCAAAAGGATTATCCCGATTTAAACTGGTATGAATTTTCGGCTGCAGCTGGATCAACATTGGGGATTTTTTGTTTAGTTGGATACATGCTTGGCGGTAAAATGTCAGCCGAACTTGCATCCGCAATTGATTATGGATATTTTCCATACATGCAGGGGTTACATATATTACTTGATTATTATATCGATCAAAAGGAAGATCAAACTGAGGCAGATTTAAATTTTTGTACGTTTTATGCTAACCAAGTTGAAATGCTGAATCGACTTCAATTCTTTATTGAAAAAACGCATTGCCATGTCCAACAGTTACCTGATCAACATTTTCATGGAATGGTGCAAAGCGGATTAGTGGGTTTATACCTGGGCGATCGAAAAGTGTGTGAACTGAAAAACGGAATAGCTGCGAGAAAGCTTTTACTTAATACAAGCGGTGGCCAAGCGAAATTTTTTAATTGGAATACAAGGCTGTATTATAAAGTGGTCACTGGCAAGTGA
- a CDS encoding APC family permease has translation MTKKENGKLKKKLGALDLFFLGVGAIIGSGWLYAAQNGANLAGTYTWISWLIGAGIIILIGLVYAELAAAMPRAGGFVRYPDFSHGSTVGFLIGFLSMLAYSSVVAIEVEAVRGYAQYWWPALGQDDGAPTALGFGFQIFLLIVFFLLNYWSVNIFGKTNTVLTIFKFVVPALIIIFLLMHLEISNFSVGGADPGGLKGIFAAVTGAGIVFAFNGFRMPIEFAGEARKPQKDIPRAIILSVLVGLLIYLLLQFAFIGAVPSDMLASGGWVSVNFDSPWAGLATAIGIGWLANLVLLDAVVSPSATGNIYFSATARSLFAWAKNGTFYSLFQKIDKRTGLPRGALWLTLILAILWMSPQQFRVWEGLVAGSTSAKALTFVVGPTSLMSLRKSKPDMKRPFFLKGAKVIAPLAFISATLVVYWAGWTTISLLVPIAIPSLIFYFAFVDKDQKFSGGEIKSHFKSSLWLIVYYFYMLVMSYMGSYIPEDMGPPIIEAPWDTAVCAIGSLFFYYWGVNSGLDNPQIEDSDE, from the coding sequence ATGACCAAAAAAGAAAACGGAAAATTAAAAAAGAAGTTAGGAGCATTAGATTTATTTTTCCTTGGAGTCGGTGCAATCATCGGATCCGGATGGTTATATGCCGCGCAAAACGGGGCAAATCTAGCCGGAACCTATACATGGATTTCCTGGCTGATTGGTGCTGGGATTATTATATTAATTGGATTAGTATATGCTGAGCTTGCTGCTGCCATGCCACGCGCAGGCGGATTTGTCCGATACCCGGATTTTAGCCACGGATCCACTGTTGGTTTTCTAATAGGATTTCTGTCTATGTTAGCCTACTCCAGTGTCGTCGCTATTGAAGTTGAGGCGGTTCGTGGTTATGCCCAATATTGGTGGCCTGCGCTTGGACAGGATGACGGGGCGCCAACCGCACTTGGATTTGGATTCCAAATCTTTTTGTTAATTGTTTTTTTCTTACTTAACTATTGGAGCGTTAACATTTTTGGTAAAACAAATACTGTTTTAACAATATTTAAGTTTGTGGTGCCAGCGTTAATTATTATCTTTTTACTCATGCATTTGGAGATATCGAATTTTTCTGTTGGCGGCGCAGACCCTGGTGGGCTGAAAGGTATTTTCGCAGCTGTAACCGGAGCGGGAATTGTATTCGCCTTTAATGGGTTTCGAATGCCGATTGAGTTCGCTGGTGAGGCACGTAAACCGCAAAAAGATATTCCGCGAGCTATTATCTTATCCGTACTTGTTGGTTTATTGATTTATCTACTTTTACAATTTGCCTTTATCGGTGCAGTTCCTTCAGATATGCTTGCTTCCGGTGGCTGGGTCAGCGTTAACTTCGATTCACCATGGGCAGGACTTGCAACCGCGATTGGTATTGGCTGGTTAGCAAACCTTGTCCTGCTGGATGCAGTTGTATCACCTTCAGCAACAGGGAATATTTACTTTTCAGCGACAGCTCGCTCTCTGTTTGCCTGGGCCAAAAACGGAACTTTTTATAGCCTGTTTCAAAAAATTGATAAGCGTACCGGACTACCGCGCGGTGCGTTGTGGTTAACATTAATTCTAGCTATCTTGTGGATGTCTCCACAACAATTTCGTGTCTGGGAAGGGTTGGTAGCTGGTAGTACATCAGCAAAAGCATTAACCTTTGTTGTTGGTCCAACATCGCTTATGTCTCTTAGAAAATCAAAACCAGATATGAAACGTCCATTTTTTCTAAAAGGTGCTAAAGTTATTGCACCACTTGCCTTTATTTCAGCAACCCTCGTTGTTTACTGGGCGGGATGGACCACGATCTCATTATTGGTTCCAATTGCGATCCCGTCTCTAATATTTTACTTTGCGTTTGTTGACAAGGATCAGAAATTTAGCGGCGGAGAAATTAAAAGCCATTTCAAATCTTCCTTATGGCTTATTGTCTACTATTTTTATATGCTGGTCATGTCCTATATGGGAAGCTATATTCCGGAAGATATGGGCCCACCAATAATCGAAGCTCCATGGGATACTGCCGTTTGCGCAATTGGTTCCCTTTTCTTCTATTACTGGGGCGTTAATAGTGGACTTGACAATCCACAAATTGAAGATTCAGATGAATAA
- a CDS encoding amino acid ABC transporter ATP-binding protein — translation MTIIDVKNLKKSFGKLEVLKDISVSIEEKEVVCVIGASGSGKSTFLRCLNRLEKITGGHVIVDGQDITDKSANINTIRQEVGMVFQQFNLFPHKTVMENIILAPMKTRGTPKQEATRKAEELLEKVGLSDKAGSYPGSLSGGQKQRVAIARALAMNPKIMLFDEPTSALDPEMVGDVLEVMKQLANEGMTMVVVTHEMGFAREVGDRVLYIDEGLIVEQNIPEELFNNPRHERTQAFLSKVL, via the coding sequence ATGACTATAATTGATGTAAAAAACCTTAAAAAATCCTTTGGAAAACTTGAAGTCTTGAAGGACATCAGTGTTTCCATTGAAGAAAAAGAGGTAGTGTGTGTTATTGGTGCATCGGGGTCTGGTAAAAGCACCTTTCTTCGTTGTTTGAATCGGCTTGAGAAAATTACTGGCGGCCATGTAATTGTTGACGGTCAGGACATAACAGACAAGAGTGCCAATATCAATACCATCCGTCAAGAAGTTGGTATGGTGTTTCAACAATTCAATCTGTTTCCGCATAAAACGGTAATGGAAAATATAATTCTTGCCCCCATGAAAACACGTGGGACACCAAAACAAGAAGCAACCAGGAAAGCCGAGGAGCTGTTAGAAAAAGTTGGCTTAAGCGATAAAGCTGGCAGCTATCCGGGATCTTTATCGGGTGGACAAAAGCAACGTGTTGCTATTGCGCGGGCGCTTGCGATGAACCCGAAAATCATGCTGTTTGATGAGCCAACATCAGCACTTGATCCGGAGATGGTTGGTGATGTGCTAGAGGTCATGAAGCAACTGGCTAACGAGGGAATGACAATGGTTGTTGTGACACATGAAATGGGCTTTGCACGCGAGGTTGGAGACCGGGTTTTATACATTGATGAAGGGTTGATTGTCGAACAAAATATTCCGGAAGAACTATTCAATAACCCGCGTCACGAACGTACACAGGCTTTTTTAAGTAAAGTTTTATAA
- a CDS encoding amino acid ABC transporter permease yields MEVIIDSLPYLWEGLKMTIYVFVIAIIIGFIIGLIMALLRLSPWWILNWIAKIFIDAIRGTPILVQLFFFYFGLNSLEFISLDRTTAGIITVAINAGAYFAEIIRAGIQSMDKGQTEAARSLGLTSTQNMRYIILPQAFRRMLPTFTNQGIISLKDTSLLSVIGIADLTQKGQVVIARTFEAFNIWLAVGVMYFIIIYLLSLLSSFLERRFELR; encoded by the coding sequence ATGGAGGTTATTATCGACTCCCTTCCCTACTTATGGGAAGGACTAAAAATGACAATCTATGTATTTGTGATTGCAATTATTATTGGTTTTATTATTGGTTTAATCATGGCTCTGCTTCGATTATCGCCCTGGTGGATACTGAACTGGATTGCCAAAATTTTTATTGATGCTATTCGCGGAACCCCAATTTTAGTTCAGTTATTCTTTTTCTATTTCGGTCTGAACTCACTTGAATTTATATCTTTGGACCGCACTACAGCTGGTATTATCACTGTCGCAATCAATGCAGGTGCATATTTCGCTGAAATCATCCGGGCCGGAATCCAGTCAATGGATAAGGGTCAGACAGAAGCTGCCCGCTCACTGGGATTAACCAGCACACAGAACATGCGTTATATTATATTGCCGCAAGCATTTAGGCGAATGCTTCCTACCTTCACGAACCAAGGAATAATTAGTTTAAAAGACACTTCCTTATTATCAGTAATTGGAATTGCCGATTTAACCCAGAAGGGACAGGTGGTTATTGCCAGAACCTTTGAGGCTTTTAATATTTGGCTTGCAGTTGGGGTCATGTATTTCATCATTATTTATTTATTGTCCCTGCTCTCTAGTTTTCTTGAAAGGAGATTTGAATTACGATGA